From Oryza brachyantha chromosome 9, ObraRS2, whole genome shotgun sequence, a single genomic window includes:
- the LOC102721195 gene encoding probable cytokinin riboside 5'-monophosphate phosphoribohydrolase LOGL9, whose amino-acid sequence FAVPLQTPPHSLSSTGRPPERDCGTVVQGIQSNRSMEAEAAAVAMNGGGGGDEQSRFRRVCVFCGSSSGKRSSYRDAAVELGRELVARKVDLVYGGGSLGLMGKVAEAVHNGGGHVIGIIPTTLMGKEITGETVGEVRAVASMHERKAEMARRSDAFVALPGGYGTLDELLEVIAWAQLGIHAKPVGLLNVDGYYDFLLAFIDKAVDDGFIRPAQRHLFVSAPDAPSLVRKLEEYVPVEEDDAETPKLRWEMEQVVVGYSSSLHVAPQIAL is encoded by the exons TTTGCTGTTCCATTACAAACACCTCCACACTCACTCAGCtccaccggccggccgcctGAGCGAGACTGTGGCACGGTCGTGCAGGGGATCCAATCGAATCGATCgatggaggcggaggcggcggcggtggcaatgaacggcggtggcggcggggacgaGCAGTCCCGGTTCCGGCGGGTGTGCGTGTTCTGCGGGAGCAGCTCCGGCAAGCGGAGCAGCtaccgcgacgccgccgtcgagctcgGCAGGGAGCTG GTGGCGAGGAAGGTGGATTTGGTGTACGGAGGAGGCAGCCTGGGGCTCATGGGGAAGGTCGCCGAGGCCGTGcacaacggcggcggccacgtcATTGG CATCATCCCGACCACTCTCATGGGCAAGGag ATAACGGGGGAGACGGTGGGGGAGGTGCGGGCGGTGGCGAGCATGCACGAGAGGAAGGCGGAGATGGCGCGGCGGTCGGACGCGTTCGTGGCGCTCCCCGGCGGGTACGGGACGCTGGACGAGCTGCTGGAGGTGATCGCGTGGGCGCAGCTGGGCATCCACGCCAAGCCCGTCGGCCTCCTCAACGTCGACGGCTACTACGACTTCCTCCTCGCCTTCATCGACAaggccgtcgacgacggcttCATCCGCCCCGCCCAGCGCCACCTCTTCGTCTCCGCCCCCGACGCCCCCTCCCTCGTCCGCAAGCTCGAG GAGTACGTGccggtggaggaggacgacgcggAGACGCCCAAGCTGCGGTGGGAGATGGAGCAGGTCGTCGTCGGCTACAGCTCCTCGCTCCACGTGGCGCCCCAGATCGCCctctag